The genomic segment ACGTCGGCGATCCAAACGCCGCCCGATCTGTCGTGGGGCGGGCTTACGATCGCCAACTTCAAGAAGCTGACGGCGGACAACTTCATCTGGATCTGGACCTCCAATAGCCTGATTGTGGCTGCCGGCGGTATGTTTGGCAATGTCATCCTGTGCTCGATGGCCGGCTATTCGTTTGCCAAGAAGGACTTTCCCGGCAAGCGGATTTTGTTTTGGGCGATTGTCAGCATTATGATGACCTCCACGCAAGTCATCATGGTGCCGCTGTTTATGCAAATGCGCGATATGCATCTGCTCAATACGTACTGGGCGCTGCTGCTTCCGATTTTGGTTTCCCCGTTCGCGGTGTTTCTGACCAAGCAGTTCATGCATACGATTCCCGGCGAGCTGATCGCCGCGGCGAAGATAGACGGCTGCTCGGAGTGGCGCATTTTTTGGAACATCATCGTTCCGATTTCCATGCCGGTATTGGCCATGGTAGGGATCTTCGGGTTCGTCACGCAGTGGAATGACTTTCTCTGGCCGTTGCTGGCGACGGAATCCCGGAATATGCGGACGCTGCAGGTCGGATTGGCCTCTATGCAACTGCAGAACGTCGATTACGGTCTCGTGCTGGCGGGCGCGACCTGGACGATGGCTCCGATCGCCGCGCTGTTCATCGCCTTTCAGCGGTTTTTCGTCAAGGGAATTACGATTGGAGCCGTCAAAGGTTAAGCTTCGAGAACGGCCCGGAGGTGCGGAATTGTGACGATTACAAAAGTAAAGACAGGTTACTACAAGCAATACGACGCTGATTTTGAACGCCCGGTTCCCGGCGAAGGCTACGGGGGCTGGTACAAGGAAGAACTGGAGCTGGATCTCTCCCGTACGGCAGTCGTCGTTCTGCATGCCTGGGACTTTGGCACGCGCGAACAATTTCCCGGCTGGCATCGGGCGGTCGAATACATTCCGCGGGCCGAGGCGATCTGCCGCAAGGAACTTCCCTTGCTGCTCGACGCTTGTCGACGGAACGGCATGACCGTGTTCCATGTGGTTGAGCCGATCGGGGATTATTACAAAACGTATCCGGGCTACCGGCGCGCGGTACGCTTGGCCGGCGAGACGTCCCCCGAGTGGGAGCAGATTTCGGAGAACGAGACCTATAACCGTCTGCAAGCGTTCCGCCGGGCGAACGCTTTTCCCGGCAGCCATAATTTTTCCGACATAGACGCCGGCTTTGCCAGATTGGATATTCCGGAGCCGGTCCGGCCGGTCGGCGAGGAGGGGGTGGCGGCGACATCGGAGCAGTTGTTCGCGCTGTGCCGCGAACACGGCATTCATCACCTGGTCTACACGGGGTTTGCGCTCAACGCCTGCATCTTGCTCAATCCGGGCGGGATGGCGGATATGCGGCGGCACGGATTAATCTGCTCCGTCATTCCGGAAGCGACGACCGCCGTCGAGAACAAGGAGACGGCCGGTCGGGAGGATGCCAAAGCTTTGACTTTATGGCAAGTCGCTCTATTCTTCGGGTTCGTATTCGGACTGGACGACTGGCTGGCTGCGCTCTCGGGTCAAGACCGGGGCGCGGCGGGTCAAATCGATGATTGACGCGCACATTCACCTGCACGGTTCCGACATTCATCCCGACATGCTGGAGGAAGGGGATCGGCTCGGGATCAAGCTATTCGTCGGCAGCTCTTTGCTGAATCTGAATCCTTTTCCGACCGAAGACGAGGTGGTTAAAGCCAACGACGACATGGTTGCGGCGATGCAGAAGCACCCCGGCCGCTTGGCTGGCTACTGTTACGCAAACCCTCGCCACGGGGCGGCCGCTCTTCGCGATTACCGCAAGCGGGTGGAAGAGCAGGGCATGATCGGACTCAAGCTGTGGATTTCTGTCCTGTGCAACGATCCGCTTGTTTATCCCTTGA from the Cohnella hashimotonis genome contains:
- a CDS encoding carbohydrate ABC transporter permease; translation: MAIRRIDGLRLIGFIVLSLAAVTLLFPFYWMALQSFKPPTSAIQTPPDLSWGGLTIANFKKLTADNFIWIWTSNSLIVAAGGMFGNVILCSMAGYSFAKKDFPGKRILFWAIVSIMMTSTQVIMVPLFMQMRDMHLLNTYWALLLPILVSPFAVFLTKQFMHTIPGELIAAAKIDGCSEWRIFWNIIVPISMPVLAMVGIFGFVTQWNDFLWPLLATESRNMRTLQVGLASMQLQNVDYGLVLAGATWTMAPIAALFIAFQRFFVKGITIGAVKG
- a CDS encoding isochorismatase family protein yields the protein MTITKVKTGYYKQYDADFERPVPGEGYGGWYKEELELDLSRTAVVVLHAWDFGTREQFPGWHRAVEYIPRAEAICRKELPLLLDACRRNGMTVFHVVEPIGDYYKTYPGYRRAVRLAGETSPEWEQISENETYNRLQAFRRANAFPGSHNFSDIDAGFARLDIPEPVRPVGEEGVAATSEQLFALCREHGIHHLVYTGFALNACILLNPGGMADMRRHGLICSVIPEATTAVENKETAGREDAKALTLWQVALFFGFVFGLDDWLAALSGQDRGAAGQIDD